The genomic stretch agcacgtgtctcttttatatgttgaggcatcttttgggtatatgcccaagagaggtatggctggatcctcaggcagttcaatgtccaattttctgaggaacctccagactgatttccagaatggttttaccagtctgcaatcccaccaacaatggaggagtgttcctctttctccacatcctcttggcctaagtatttacctgtaacactttcatggtgatgtgaatgctttgttctgggagccccaaggtcaacagcacagttctttgcttaTGTGGCCACGTTTGCCTGTATATTTGTATtcgttgtgcagattataattttgggatgatatatggtctgttatcagGACAGGAAAAAGTAAATCACAGGATTCTGGgtgcattgggggtgggggagcatggagaggtgtggcctaggctcttgatagctcaactggctggactgcagatttcctcttgattgaataaagggagccagggaaccctccatctggatgccgagattctggtgtgctggacgcagaaaaacatgtttctgaagctgaagaaggtccaatatgtagaattcagaaggtgtccttccaggactggtgtagtacaggacccaccctgagttcatatcttcctaaatgctgatgttcattgtattctatcatttggggccaggccacacttcaggccaaatccatattatgaagacctggagagaatggaggaggcggtcatgtcaattctgcacaacttagagatggagaacactgagatccatgagaacaaccgtaagctgaagaaggagattaccttctctaggtaagtcctggtcagaaaggctgtcACCTGTGGAATgctatttctgatttctttgttctggattggacggtcttcagctctggttctatatcttgtgctgtttacacatcagtgtgccagggtcatcaggactcagttttcagttccataaaagactgttactcatcccaggattgtctaggcatctgcagaaggctctagatagaacagcactgattgacgTCAGCAGAatgttattaggctgacctgggcctctggggtcataccaggttttacaacactcagtgcgtggaccacagggttagcatgaccttctcttggttctactgacctttTTTGCGGGTGTTTGCCAACTACTAATTGgtgttggccccatgcattgggctttcatggatagttatagaaccatgttctttttgagagatgtggacactaattggtactcaggccaagcaaacaatttattcttccccgaattaactctttgtggtttgtgcagcagcattatgtgtatcgagatgtattttattaagtcttcatgggtatctgggacctggtagagttagtgggacttgggagtaggaatgggagaaaggggcagcatgatcttactatgcagactgtatttccagaaacctgctcagccagctcctgatggagaacacatgtaggaagaagttgctcccactgaagcaggagagcaaggagggacatcttgagtgtgcaatgaaccagaaatatttggttgacttcaacaagaaagataaagaccagcaacgtccagacccagcatcatcaggTACGGAGGAGCagctgttagcttaacaatatctgataaaatttgccaatttgatacatctttgctctctcctaccacctttctaatttacacacacaacctgccaaccacctcatgtaatggaatttttcatttctctgcctatgcacaagaaTTCTGGGAAgtcaaccacttttcagaaactgaattattttgcaagtatattttgctgccACTTTTGAAGCTGcattatagaaatggtgacagatcaataacatatcacattattgcacatgcacgtgatagattggatgctatgtagagttttgaacatgTTCTTGGTTCTTGAGAAATGAcaagtggtcatgtgacttcttgtgtaggaagcacctttccgggataagaaccaagtgcaaatgtcaaattagtacttgtcattggctttaaccttggtgacatatggacatctcctttcttcctgcaacccaatgaggtcccttccattgccctgttcttggtttgcactggtataagtctgggtcccatattggcagcccacattactgtgagggttgctggagatttcccctgcccacagagttagcaacaatgatatcagttaaaaggtccatgttgactgtccaatagaactgaggtggtagaaggcagcattctgacagctggcttgcttttcaacaccaaatcagtgtctgaaaaactgccttcctctcccaggtctcagaaagtgcaagagagctggaattggacacacagcagtaagagagcttcctgaagaataagttgctttctcacgagtccctgatgacaaacatcctgaacggTAACAAcattggatgagtattcttcctcagagttaatttgtcatttcttagagaccctaaatttatataacactaagccagcctgactgattgaggtcttactcactttcttcttcagaaaacatcacttgagagacaacttgggggaccgcctttcattatgtgtgctagaggagaaacagcaatacatctgtgcttctaaatgttcgttaagaatatgctgtttagaaatatttttgttatgattttaattgaagttttctttttgttgtttcatatttatatgttcttgttactatttttactttcaaatatttttaaatatttttattcattcattttaatcctgttttgttgtaaaaatgtattcaatatgaataaatattgatttctatctcttgactcttaagaccatcattcttattcaagggttctgtcccctcctgagggcttagaactgacagctagagatggatctctgcatgttccatggagcctgggctaataagtgaattcagagtcaccaaggggtactcagtgtgacagtgtcttttgtgtggataatgtggcttttTCTCAGCACACACTTTATGAtataatcactgacatgctttacccaattgttagggtccatgtggttcttctaagagagcagcagatgctctatcctgtgagtcatcaccacagctcctgcaggtggcttctgttattccacatgaggtcctgtattaggtggacagcatcacctccaattaaatagagagatctcaggagatgtgtgttcacagggaacttactgagccgtgcgtgctcaacgtgttaggttgccaggcatccgtacagggctctggtgttcccactgctcattgtgggtcaggatcatcctccagcatcacttagtttccatattagagcagatctttcaactgttatcaatgatgaccatatgtattgtgcacaactgataaaatacagaaaagaagctagcttcttctaggccagcttggcataatcagttttttgatttttagcaagaaaattattttaatctgagccatttagggaggaacctcaagagcatccatagtgaatgtagcctgcagctgtgaacacaggtttcttctggagagcaggcctgtggaagcccagaacctaggtgggacagttcaaggtaccctttttccatggccaatctgagatcgtattgagaatgtattttttccagtgactgattTCGAATtcatggaattgaactaacttactgagagtgcaggtgactcagagagttaaagtacagaaggaacaatccagaatgtccacaaaagcttgctgtcaccccagggcttttaaaagctcagcagctagagaagcaatgtagtatttggttattctcatgcttaggtctagtcattcattttaagctgaccatgacacaaaaagtgtcctCTGTGACATGATAGAAagtagttgtaactagattcaccccacactatcacatcactaccgtatttgaggttctcagttacttatctaagaacctggaagaggcctgggtcttgctacacaaactcatgatttatgtcttcatgacactgtgtgctttgttctgttaatgctacctttggcatacaacaccttggatactttgtactgacatctgtgacatgagacaatagttcatgtcatgcctaacctaataaactgtccttagagtacagtgtagacagaggggccttcttttcctatgagatagcaaaccatttccagtcttcagtcaagactgacagccattgtccagtgcctgccttgagatgtccacattttcacCTGAGaatcttcatccaggctgctctgtaatcttgtagaagattaattgtgttccatccctaggatttaattcagtgtcccTGTACTTACCCGACATGCTCAAATCTGTAGGTCCTACCCTAACCCTGTGTTccttagagagaaagaaaataaagaaccacattgcacttgaagtttctcctccaacaaaagttgagcctgcatagggcctttaagtaactctaagccccagcttccccacaactccctccattgattccattattgatgtgtttcatatatgctcactttatttttggtgtgtaaagaatgtgcaccatgtcagtaaaggcggtgtgcgtttgtgtgtgtgtgtgtgtgtgtgtgtgtgtgtgtgtgtgtgtgtgtgtgtgtgtagtccctagtgaaaactgtccaggtgcaggcagactcatgttactactgtctcatggcacgcagggagcactgaaatcgtgggctactttaatacagcctaaaccgcgctgtgcatggtttgcagtgagattgtgatgtcatccccactACAGAGAACAGCAtaagcttcatttattacatgttgctcttaccaaggtgaggcaaagcctcatcttatagagtgtgtggtaggatttgatggcaggaaattaattcaaggctcaaatcaaatcaatcaattacaaacaaggagaaaaatacaaagagtcaagggaaCCACGAGCTGTTTgtagggtttttgtttctttgttggtttgtttgcttacttttttttttgtttcctttttcatttctttttttttttgttgagaatatccACCAGACACACAACCTGTTCCTGAAACAAACTGCACACCAGAGAGACAATACCAAAactgacaaaattagaaatgaaaagggggatataacaatagacaatgaacaaattcaacaatcctccctggtttgagtgccctggggaagttgggaagccacttttccctgtcctgtgtgactttccctgcatagtgagctctcctgcaggagacactgtcacatgcttctttaaaagcacctgtttcTCAGATCTagctcagctgtgaaaacaggttggggggagggcggcaatgggggagggttgggaggggaacacccataaggaaggggaggggggagggggatgtttgcccggaaaccaaagaattattattaagtattaaataaacttagaaaaaaaagaaagaaatgtcctggggacagtgatttcagattgtgccttcagccaggaatctctgttgccattaaggcaagcagccttgggcctgctaacttgtcactacttcagggtgtctctgctctcacacctgcatcaggtcctcctcagatgaaggcttctcaaaaaaaaagtatataaagcaatgtttctcaacctgtggggagcAACCACTCAAAAAGATTGTATATAAGATACCTTGCACATTataacttataagagtagcaatattagttatgaagtagcaatggaataattttgtgatgggagtcaccacagcatgaagagctgcattaaagggttacatcattaggagggatttgaaccactgccatagaagttgacacatgggagcagactcctcatgtgagtagagacccatggcaaggAATACCATGtcacaccctagaacccagaggcagaatctaccccaggagtctgtgggtcaccttgtcttaaattcttccagggtcaagaatagcattgatcatctcaggggagtcagcttgcacagctcacatcaggcccatggcttccctgtacagagaaggatgtgggtctaagtgacagccagtgagactgaggggaccctgatactcatttgctttgagctgtggtttcttcaggtgTAAATtggaggtgtttctgctgaattgggttgtagtggagattaacagaacatacaacctgctcagtgtctgcctggcatggacactggttaaatggaagctgttgATGGTGACG from Rattus norvegicus strain BN/NHsdMcwi chromosome 19, GRCr8, whole genome shotgun sequence encodes the following:
- the LOC134483259 gene encoding uncharacterized protein LOC134483259 isoform X2, with protein sequence MFSRLRKRFGRGNVDCGQTRVKESGLLSQSNDGQRQHFWGMFNTGRETSSPGTELSENQAKKEKERLIKELQLITEERNDLSDRLRFLTERSMKNRPHFRPNPYYEDLERMEEAVMSILHNLEMENTEIHENNRKLKKEITFSRNLLSQLLMENTCRKKLLPLKQESKEGHLECAMNQKYLVDFNKKDKDQQRPDPASSGLRKCKRAGIGHTAVRELPEE